The sequence CAGAAAGGCTTCGGCGTCCTCTTGTTGGTCGCGTGAGATGTAGAACTGCAACAGCATCTGTTTGTTTTCAACGTCATCGGGGAAGCGCTCCACCATCTCCAGGAGCTGCGCCTCGAGCCCCTCCATATCGTTGTTCTGCAACAGGATGTTCAGGCGCTGGCGCCAGTAGAGTATATTGTCGGGCTCGCGTTCAATGAGCCAGGCCAGGGCCTCCATGGCCTGATCCAGCTCGCCGTTGAGCAGCATCGTATCCAGCACCAGCTTGCGCATCATGACGCTGTCGGGCAGCGTGTTCAGCAATTCCTGTGCGGCGCGCGCCTGTTCGCGCCGTCCCGGCTCGTCATCAGCCAGAAAGGCCTCGCGGTAAGCCAGCGCAATCGCAATGGCGCGCACGCGCGGCGCGTCCGCGTCCAGCTCGACGGCCTTGGTGCCATGGCGCTCGAATTCTTCCCAATTGGTGCCGTCAAAGGCCAGCTCACTCAGCAGGATACGGGTTTGCAGATCATCGGGGTATTGTTCGGCGAGCCGCAGAAACTGGCCATAGGCACCGCGTCTGTTGTCCTGCTCTTCCAACATCGTGCTGGCCAGCAGGAAACGCGCTTCCCGGTGGCTGCCGTCAAATTCAAAGACATTGCGCAACTCGACGATGCCGCGGTCGTAATCTCCCGCTTCGATCAATTCCAGACCGCTTTGATAGAATTCCTCGGCACGTTCCTCGGAGGATTTGCACGCACTGAGCGTCAACGCGATCACCAGCATGATGGGAAGGGTTTTGAACATTCCGAGCTTGCGCACAGTCAAATATCCTCTTTGAGAAAAAATCACTGTCAAACTCTATGCTACCGCAGGTTCGGATGCCAGAGCCAGACAGGGGTGTTTTAATCACAATTCCCTAACCATGTGTGATGCTATGCGCGCACAGAGGCCTTAGGGCCCGCAAGGGGGGGTGTTCAGTACCCCGTGCCGCGCAGGACAACCCTGATGGTGCGCAGCAGGATCACGAAATCCGTCTTGAAGGAGACGGTTTCATCATAAAGATCGTCATAAAAGACGCGATCCGCGAAGCTGCTGCTGTTGCGCTCTGAGATCTGCCACAGACCGGTCATGCCCGGACGCAGGCGGTAATAGCCTTCGCCGTCATAGCTGTCTTTCTGGTTCACCATCATCGGGCGGGGGCCCACAAGCGACATCGTGCCGTTCAGAACGTTCCACAGCTGGGGCAGCTCATCCAGCGATGTTTTGCGCAGGACACGGCCCGCAAAGGTGATGCGCGGATCCTGCTTGAGTTTCTGGGTCATATCCCACTCAAGACGGGCGGCGGGGTTTTCGGCCAGATAGGACTCCAGCAGCTCATCCGCATTATGCACCATGGTGCGCAGCTTCCAGATCCGGAATTCACGACCATTCTTGCCGACACGCATCTGCGAATAGAAAGGGTTGTGCCCATCCAGCGCGATGAGAAAGGCCATGACACCTACGATCAGCGCGACAAGGGGAAGGGAGATCAGTGTCAGGGTGAAATCGAAAATCTGCTTGGTCTTGTTACGATATCTGTCGGATCCGGTTTTTTTCCGGGTCTTTGGCTGTTCAAGTCGCCCGGTCCGTTCTTCGATATCCGCAAGATGCGGCGAAAAATGCAATGTCATATACACTTCCAGGTCAATACCTGGCTCCAAATACTTTTACACAAAACGCACACCATATCCTCAGCAGTAAAAACACGCTTTAAAAAAATGGCTTCGATGTGGTCTCGCGTCATCTGTAACACCTTGCTCGGGGTTGCGCATAGCCCAGAGACACCGGTTTGGTAAATTTTTCGAAAAATTCCTGAAAATTTTTGCGATCCTGAGTTTTTCACCCGCACAGGTAGAAAATACAGTTTTTCAAATGACTATTTCATCAGCAATCGGTATCGATTTTTCA comes from Roseobacter fucihabitans and encodes:
- a CDS encoding sugar transferase, with the translated sequence MTLHFSPHLADIEERTGRLEQPKTRKKTGSDRYRNKTKQIFDFTLTLISLPLVALIVGVMAFLIALDGHNPFYSQMRVGKNGREFRIWKLRTMVHNADELLESYLAENPAARLEWDMTQKLKQDPRITFAGRVLRKTSLDELPQLWNVLNGTMSLVGPRPMMVNQKDSYDGEGYYRLRPGMTGLWQISERNSSSFADRVFYDDLYDETVSFKTDFVILLRTIRVVLRGTGY